From a single Lolium rigidum isolate FL_2022 chromosome 7, APGP_CSIRO_Lrig_0.1, whole genome shotgun sequence genomic region:
- the LOC124675755 gene encoding chlorophyllase-2-like gives MAASARFTALAYFYCLLLLTMASAGDVFDHGRHGTSLSQVQEAKTSRCSPASVAGPPKPLLIAAPSDAGEYPVVVFLHGYLANNYFYSQLLQHVASHGFIVVAPQLYTFSGPDTTGEISSAAAVIDWLADGGLSSSLPPNVRPNLTAVSISGHSRGGKVAFALALGHARTSLPLAALIAVDPVDGMAPGRQTPPPILTYRETSLRVPGPVMVIGTGLGALRPPCAPLGVSHAEFYRECAAPACHLVARDYGHTDMMDDVTGGAKGLCKSGGARAPMRRFVGGAMVAFLEKWVEGRPEWLDGIRERPEVAPVVLSAVEFRDAGTRIHGVMLPA, from the exons ATGGCCGCCTCTGCAAGATTCACTGCCTTAGCATACTTCTACTGTCTGCTGCTCCTCACCATGGCGTCTGCAGGAGACGTGTTCGACCATGGACGCCATGGCACCAGCCTTTCCCAGGTCCAGGAGGCCAAGACCTCGAGGTGCTCTCCAGCCAGCGTAGCCGGCCCACCAAAGCCGCTTCTGATTGCCGCACCGTCCGATGCAGGGGAGTACCCCGTGGTTGTGTTCTTGCACGGCTACCTCGCCAATAACTACTTCTACTCCCAGCTGCTCCAGCATGTCGCCTCCCATGGCTTCATCGTCGTCGCTCCTCAG CTCTACACGTTCTCCGGGCCCGACACCACCGGAGAGATAAGCTCAGCGGCCGCCGTCATAGACTGGCTCGCCGACGGCGGCCTGTCCTCCTCGCTCCCGCCCAACGTTCGCCCCAACCTGACCGCT GTGTCCATTTCCGGGCACAGCCGCGGTGGCAAAGTGGCATTCGCGCTCGCGCTGGGCCACGCCAGGACCTCCCTGCCTCTCGCAGCCCTCATCGCCGTCGACCCCGTGGACGGCATGGCCCCCGGCAGGCAGACGCCCCCGCCCATCCTCACGTACAGAGAAACCTCGCTGCGCGTCCCGGGGCCGGTCATGGTCATCGGCACGGGCCTCGGCGCCCTGCGCCCGCCGTGCGCGCCGCTGGGCGTGAGCCACGCCGAGTTCTACCGCGAGTGCGCGGCGCCGGCGTGCCACCTCGTGGCCAGGGACTACGGGCACACCGACATGATGGACGACGTGACGGGCGGCGCCAAGGGCCTGTGCAAGAGCGGCGGGGCCAGGGCGCCCATGAGGCGGTTCGTCGGCGGGGCCATGGTGGCGTTCCTCGAGAAATGGGTGGAGGGCCGGCCAGAGTGGCTCGACGGCATCAGGGAGCGGCCGGAGGTGGCCCCCGTGGTGCTGTCCGCCGTTGAGTTCCGGGATGCAGGGACTAGGATCCATGGTGTCATGTTGCCTGCTTAA
- the LOC124675757 gene encoding chromatin-remodeling complex subunit ies6-like codes for MEPDIQRNEMLLAPTMAFKKVQMADKYPKGQSRGRQWKHLRFLLQAADATSLPPDRPNYLNIQSPPSIYPPKRYCDVTGFEAPYVDPRTKLRYADPEVFKQIRNLPDEYVQRYLAVRNAAVVLR; via the exons ATGGAGCCGGACATACAGAGGAACGAGATGCTGCTGGCGCCGACGATGGCGTTCAAGAAGGTGCAGATGGCGGACAAGTACCCCAAGGGCCAGTCCCGTGGCCGCCAGTGGAAgcacctccgcttcctcctccaggCCGCCGACGCCACCTCGCTCCCCCCGGACCGCCCCAACT ATCTAAATATTCAGTCGCCGCCATCCATTTATCCACCGAAGAGATACTGTGACGTAACAGGTTTTGAG GCACCATACGTAGATCCCAGGACCAAGCTGCGCTATGCTGATCCAGAGGTGTTCAAGCAAATAAGAAATCTTCCAGATGAATATGTCCAAAGATATCTGGCCGTGAGAAATGCAGCAGTTGTTCTACGATAA